The following are encoded together in the Phaseolus vulgaris cultivar G19833 chromosome 9, P. vulgaris v2.0, whole genome shotgun sequence genome:
- the LOC137822809 gene encoding PHD finger-containing protein 6 isoform X2, whose protein sequence is MQPPKQNIKLERCDICGARGFVEKVVTCSKCSVIRHAYCIQINTTIIPEDWLCETCQSKHDSTSQRKVNQVVGSWASKRKPSVRGGKVKYLDLDEVIRLSSGKASAVSKNVIPKIPSLSPKANLPILPPKVLGKLPRNDEVRKKPMTNQHASCSLFKGGEHSDDAECNRSNMEKNDPQSIQKNLNLYRKFLPSSIHAWRGQIQILQTASSWILYDGFEAQPPCIVNKKAYKFSREMPSVLHLEAFPALNVLTNIFPDESPKLQDIALYFFPSECTDRKDLNDILKFMNDEKAMLRSFIDGVELLVFTSNQLDIDSRGVIAEVKGGHFLWGVFRQFKIDKAIQRVPAMEPVDMEIDMIGGKDVEGKVDHFQKHKPKSASDGV, encoded by the exons ATGCAGCCACCCAAGCAAAATATCAAG CTTGAACGATGTGATATATGTGGTGCTCGTGGTTTCGTAGAAAAAGTTGTTACTTGCTCTAAATGCAGCGTGATTCGACATGC TTATTGCATTCAAATTAATACCACAATAATTCCTGAAGACTGGCTCTGTGAGACTTGCCAATCCAAGCATGATTCAACTTCACAACGTAAAGTGAATCAGGTTGTTGGTTCGTGGGCTTCTAAAAGGAAACCATCTGTCAGAGGAGGAAAAGTGAAGTACCTTGACTTGGATGAAGTCATTAGACTTTCTTCTGGGAAGGCTTCGGCTGTGTCAAAAAATGTTATTCCCAAGATTCCCTCCCTGTCTCCAAAAGCAAATCTTCCCATATTACCTCCTAAAGTACTTGGAAAGCTTCCAAGAAATGATGAAGTACGCAAGAAGCCAATGACTAACCAACATGCTTCTTGCTCATTATTTAAAG GTGGTGAACATAGCGACGATGCTGAGTGTAACAGGTCTAATATGGAAAAAAATGACCCTCAGAGTATTCAGAAAAACTTGAACCTTTATCGTAAATTTTTACCCTCCTCAATTCATGCTTGGAG GGGTCAGATCCAAATTCTTCAAACAGCTTCATCTTGGATACTTTATGATGGGTTTGAGGCCCAACCACCATGCATTGTTAACAAGAAAGCATATAAATTTTCAAGAGAAATGCCATCAGTCCTGCACCTGGAGGCATTTCCTGCATTGAATGTCTTGACTAACATATTCCCAGATGAGTCACCTAAACTTCAGGATATTGCATTGTACTTCTTTCCATCAGAATGTACTGATAG AAAGGACCTGAATGACATATTGAAGTTTATGAATGACGAGAAAGCAATGCTAAGAAGTTTTATTGATGGAGTGGAGTTGCTAGTATTTACCTCAAATCAACTTGACATAGACTCAAGGG GTGTTATTGCTGAAGTAAAGGGTGGACATTTCCTATGGGGAGTCTTTCgtcaatttaaaattgataaagcTATTCAAAGAGTACCTGCCATGGAGCCAGTTGATATGGAAATTGATATGATTGGAGGAAAAGATGTGGAGGGAAAAGTTGATCACTTTCAGAAACATAAACCCAAGAGTGCCTCTGATGGAGTATAA
- the LOC137822809 gene encoding PHD finger-containing protein 6 isoform X1 → MQPPKQNIKLERCDICGARGFVEKVVTCSKCSVIRHAYCIQINTTIIPEDWLCETCQSKHDSTSQRKVNQVVGSWASKRKPSVRGGKVKYLDLDEVIRLSSGKASAVSKNVIPKIPSLSPKANLPILPPKVLGKLPRNDEVRKKPMTNQHASCSLFKGGEHSDDAECNRSNMEKNDPQSIQKNLNLYRKFLPSSIHAWRGQIQILQTASSWILYDGFEAQPPCIVNKKAYKFSREMPSVLHLEAFPALNVLTNIFPDESPKLQDIALYFFPSECTDRFRKDLNDILKFMNDEKAMLRSFIDGVELLVFTSNQLDIDSRGVIAEVKGGHFLWGVFRQFKIDKAIQRVPAMEPVDMEIDMIGGKDVEGKVDHFQKHKPKSASDGV, encoded by the exons ATGCAGCCACCCAAGCAAAATATCAAG CTTGAACGATGTGATATATGTGGTGCTCGTGGTTTCGTAGAAAAAGTTGTTACTTGCTCTAAATGCAGCGTGATTCGACATGC TTATTGCATTCAAATTAATACCACAATAATTCCTGAAGACTGGCTCTGTGAGACTTGCCAATCCAAGCATGATTCAACTTCACAACGTAAAGTGAATCAGGTTGTTGGTTCGTGGGCTTCTAAAAGGAAACCATCTGTCAGAGGAGGAAAAGTGAAGTACCTTGACTTGGATGAAGTCATTAGACTTTCTTCTGGGAAGGCTTCGGCTGTGTCAAAAAATGTTATTCCCAAGATTCCCTCCCTGTCTCCAAAAGCAAATCTTCCCATATTACCTCCTAAAGTACTTGGAAAGCTTCCAAGAAATGATGAAGTACGCAAGAAGCCAATGACTAACCAACATGCTTCTTGCTCATTATTTAAAG GTGGTGAACATAGCGACGATGCTGAGTGTAACAGGTCTAATATGGAAAAAAATGACCCTCAGAGTATTCAGAAAAACTTGAACCTTTATCGTAAATTTTTACCCTCCTCAATTCATGCTTGGAG GGGTCAGATCCAAATTCTTCAAACAGCTTCATCTTGGATACTTTATGATGGGTTTGAGGCCCAACCACCATGCATTGTTAACAAGAAAGCATATAAATTTTCAAGAGAAATGCCATCAGTCCTGCACCTGGAGGCATTTCCTGCATTGAATGTCTTGACTAACATATTCCCAGATGAGTCACCTAAACTTCAGGATATTGCATTGTACTTCTTTCCATCAGAATGTACTGATAG GTTCAGAAAGGACCTGAATGACATATTGAAGTTTATGAATGACGAGAAAGCAATGCTAAGAAGTTTTATTGATGGAGTGGAGTTGCTAGTATTTACCTCAAATCAACTTGACATAGACTCAAGGG GTGTTATTGCTGAAGTAAAGGGTGGACATTTCCTATGGGGAGTCTTTCgtcaatttaaaattgataaagcTATTCAAAGAGTACCTGCCATGGAGCCAGTTGATATGGAAATTGATATGATTGGAGGAAAAGATGTGGAGGGAAAAGTTGATCACTTTCAGAAACATAAACCCAAGAGTGCCTCTGATGGAGTATAA
- the LOC137822809 gene encoding PHD finger-containing protein 6 isoform X3, which translates to MQRDSTCVMISNWPFSFFYCIQINTTIIPEDWLCETCQSKHDSTSQRKVNQVVGSWASKRKPSVRGGKVKYLDLDEVIRLSSGKASAVSKNVIPKIPSLSPKANLPILPPKVLGKLPRNDEVRKKPMTNQHASCSLFKGGEHSDDAECNRSNMEKNDPQSIQKNLNLYRKFLPSSIHAWRGQIQILQTASSWILYDGFEAQPPCIVNKKAYKFSREMPSVLHLEAFPALNVLTNIFPDESPKLQDIALYFFPSECTDRFRKDLNDILKFMNDEKAMLRSFIDGVELLVFTSNQLDIDSRGVIAEVKGGHFLWGVFRQFKIDKAIQRVPAMEPVDMEIDMIGGKDVEGKVDHFQKHKPKSASDGV; encoded by the exons ATGCAGCGTGATTCGACATGCGTAATGATCTCCAattggccattctctttctt TTATTGCATTCAAATTAATACCACAATAATTCCTGAAGACTGGCTCTGTGAGACTTGCCAATCCAAGCATGATTCAACTTCACAACGTAAAGTGAATCAGGTTGTTGGTTCGTGGGCTTCTAAAAGGAAACCATCTGTCAGAGGAGGAAAAGTGAAGTACCTTGACTTGGATGAAGTCATTAGACTTTCTTCTGGGAAGGCTTCGGCTGTGTCAAAAAATGTTATTCCCAAGATTCCCTCCCTGTCTCCAAAAGCAAATCTTCCCATATTACCTCCTAAAGTACTTGGAAAGCTTCCAAGAAATGATGAAGTACGCAAGAAGCCAATGACTAACCAACATGCTTCTTGCTCATTATTTAAAG GTGGTGAACATAGCGACGATGCTGAGTGTAACAGGTCTAATATGGAAAAAAATGACCCTCAGAGTATTCAGAAAAACTTGAACCTTTATCGTAAATTTTTACCCTCCTCAATTCATGCTTGGAG GGGTCAGATCCAAATTCTTCAAACAGCTTCATCTTGGATACTTTATGATGGGTTTGAGGCCCAACCACCATGCATTGTTAACAAGAAAGCATATAAATTTTCAAGAGAAATGCCATCAGTCCTGCACCTGGAGGCATTTCCTGCATTGAATGTCTTGACTAACATATTCCCAGATGAGTCACCTAAACTTCAGGATATTGCATTGTACTTCTTTCCATCAGAATGTACTGATAG GTTCAGAAAGGACCTGAATGACATATTGAAGTTTATGAATGACGAGAAAGCAATGCTAAGAAGTTTTATTGATGGAGTGGAGTTGCTAGTATTTACCTCAAATCAACTTGACATAGACTCAAGGG GTGTTATTGCTGAAGTAAAGGGTGGACATTTCCTATGGGGAGTCTTTCgtcaatttaaaattgataaagcTATTCAAAGAGTACCTGCCATGGAGCCAGTTGATATGGAAATTGATATGATTGGAGGAAAAGATGTGGAGGGAAAAGTTGATCACTTTCAGAAACATAAACCCAAGAGTGCCTCTGATGGAGTATAA